The sequence TCTTATCATTGCAATTGTATGCAAAACATATATAGTGCTCACCAAAAATAAAGACCTAAGGACTACACTTGCTTTATGAATGCGTGTAGCTAGCTTGTCTTCGTTACTATTAGGCGCTATGGAATATTAAGGAAGAGCCCTAATTGTCGTCTAAAGCAACTTCTATATTTGGATGATTTTAATTGGAGATTGGCATGGACTGCTTTAATATTCGATAGTGCATGCTTTTAAAGTTGGCTTGGAGGCGGCCCAAACAGCCTGAATTGATCAAAATGGTGTCATCCAATTTGTTCAATCAAGAAATAGATGTCCAATCTGCACAAAATTGGCATGTCACGTTGCTAATAGCAGGTTTAGGACTGACCGACAAAGATCAGGTTAGAGGCTGGCGTGATAGTTGGTTGCAAGTTGCAACGGAGTTGATCCAAGACCCCCACTAGGGTCAACTCGGATTTATGGAGAAGAAATCTGGGACCCTCCACTAGGTCCATTGAATCTtgtagagagagaaggagagagaaacaGAAAAGtgagaagagggagaaaagaTGAAATGGGGGAGGGGAATGTGGTTGTTCCATCCCTCAGTaggaaagaggaagaggaggcaagAGGGGTGGTGATCCGGTGATGGCGTTGGTAGAAGACCGACAGCACGAGGTGGTGATGGCGCACGGCTggcgaggagagagaaagaccgGCGTGTGGATCGGCCACGCTCTAGCACTAGACCGgcccaaaagaaaaggagggtttCACAATACAAGTTCCTCCCACAGTATTAATTAGATAAAGGTCAAATTACATATATATTTTAGCTCCAACGCTATGCAATCCTGTTGGCTTGAAATATGGCTTTCTCATCATAATTAAGATGTGATTACTTGTGAATTCATCATGTCCTCTAGTTTGGGGGATCACATTGTCAAATTTTTCCTCATTCGGATATCATACATGCCTAGTGTTAGTACAGGAGGTTCTAGCTCAATCTATAAACTGATATAGGAAGCAAGAGACTAGGAGGGAATAATTAATACATGCGGAACTTCTTCGGTTGGCTGAAGTAAAAAGATCAGAGACTAAATCAAAAAAATGATCAGCGGTGAAACATTGACATAATTTATTAGATGGTTTGATGCAGAATTTTGCAAACTCATACATGAGGATATCTCCCATCTCCATTATTCTCAAACAACCAGAAATAATAAATTCATACTTCCATAGCAAAGTGCGCACACAGAACAACTAGTTCATTGACATCATTGTTTTTAGCCTGGCAaccggagaaggagaggaatggGATTGAAGGAGTTTGGAGGAGCATCCCACACAGAAAATGCGCTAGTAGAATTCATCCATTTCTTTGCAATATCTGGATAGTGGCGTTCGATGACATCTCTTAAACTCTCCGTACTGTTTACCCACTTGAAGCCCTTCTTTGTGTATGTCTCTTCGTTGAAATAGCTTGTGAAGAAACGGTCAGCTTCCAACCTCCTACTCATAGTGAAATTAGACTGTAAGTAGTCGTACAACCTCATATGAAATCATACAATTAAATAAGGAGATGAAAATGCTCATTTTGTTTTTACCTTGATGCCATTATAATGAAGATAAAGAAAGCAGTTTCACTGATGGCAAATCCCTTGATCTTTTTCTCTGCCATGAGACCTACTAGAAGATCCAACTTCTCAATATCATCACTATATACTTCCCTTAGAGTCTCAACTGCTTCATGGTCATCAGTTAAATCCTCCCATTTGGATATAGGAATCATTAGCAAGCCCCTTCTGAATTGGTTGTACCTTGGCATACTTCTCTCCCGGTCTCGATAAACTATTTGAACAACCATAAAACAATCATCAGCTTCCGTATGTACCATAGCATGGAGCAGTGTGCATGTACCATATGCATGTATTTGTGGATAGTTACCTTCAAGGGCAGGCATGTCGACGTGATCTGGCCGTTCGCTTCCATCAACATTTTGTGAAATAAGGTTTCTAAAGAACCAAGGGTAGTTCCATAGCTCGAGAGCACCACACGCTTGGTGGCCCATTGATACTAACTGCCTTTCAAATCCAATCTTGGTTAAAGTTGATTCTCCTCTTATGCCTACTAGATCCTCCATTTGGATGCTGTTTGGTGAATGACATCATTATAGTATAGTATATGCAttagaaataaaaaacaaagaaaaggaaatgcgtGAGGCAAAGAACAAGGGAATAAATGAAGGATGGAGATAAAAATAGATGCCTACTCTTCAAGGTATTCGGGAGATTTGTTTGGCCCGGGATTGGTGTTGATGTTCCTAAGTGTAAGGCTGTCTGGAAGAAGCGAGTGCATTCTATAAACACTCGTGAACTCCTCGGTCAAGGAATATGGAACTCCATGATTGTTTGGCTTCTGCAATCCCACAAGCCCGGAAAGATCAGGCCCCCCTATGTGCCCAAAGATATCCTTAATAGTTTTTCCTAACAATCCATACCTGCAAAAGAAAAGTGCAAATGCTTTCAGATTAAGTGGATGTGTGATTCAGTCTTAATAttacatgcatgatatgtttttTACCAATTTGCGTGCATCTCGGCGTTCATTGTGTGGGTCTTGAGAAGCTCTACAGTCCAATCAATTGTGTGAATCTTTGCAATTACTGCAGATGTCACCAGTTTAGCATAGCGATACAA is a genomic window of Phoenix dactylifera cultivar Barhee BC4 chromosome 4, palm_55x_up_171113_PBpolish2nd_filt_p, whole genome shotgun sequence containing:
- the LOC103698676 gene encoding alpha-dioxygenase 1-like; protein product: MGLCLFRPFVHPDFHGVLSRMSLGDKLSFLFVHTLDRLNLWHKLPVLLGLVYLERRRALHDKYNLLNVGKIDGIPFNPDDYPYRTMNGEYNDPENNKVGSQLTFFGRNMPPMEQKLTSPDPVVVATKLLARRTYKDTGKQFNLIAAAWIQFMVHDWMDHLEDTQQVELTAPPEVANECPLKSFKFYQTKEIGIDTKGIKTGHKNIRTHWWDGSAIYGSEEKKADKVRTFVDGKLKIGANNLLDHDDEGIAISGDIRNSWAGGSTLQALFIKEHNAVCDALKSEYPHLNDDELYRYAKLVTSAVIAKIHTIDWTVELLKTHTMNAEMHANWYGLLGKTIKDIFGHIGGPDLSGLVGLQKPNNHGVPYSLTEEFTSVYRMHSLLPDSLTLRNINTNPGPNKSPEYLEDIQMEDLVGIRGESTLTKIGFERQLVSMGHQACGALELWNYPWFFRNLISQNVDGSERPDHVDMPALEVYRDRERSMPRYNQFRRGLLMIPISKWEDLTDDHEAVETLREVYSDDIEKLDLLVGLMAEKKIKGFAISETAFFIFIIMASRRLEADRFFTSYFNEETYTKKGFKWVNSTESLRDVIERHYPDIAKKWMNSTSAFSVWDAPPNSFNPIPLLLRLPG